A DNA window from Stutzerimonas stutzeri contains the following coding sequences:
- a CDS encoding TMEM165/GDT1 family protein, which yields MESFFVPTLIVALAEIGDKTQLLALLLAARYRRPWPIIWGIVVATLANHAAAGALGSWVSSMVSPVVLSWVLAASFAAVALWTLVPDKLDDDDAKLGRGYGPFVATTVAFFIAEMGDKTQVATVMLAAQYPDFVLVILGTTVGMLLANVPVVLASHFAADRLPLTLIRRVAAAGFAILALYAGYQALTMSTIVSG from the coding sequence TTGGAATCGTTTTTCGTCCCTACCCTGATCGTTGCTCTCGCGGAAATTGGCGATAAGACGCAGCTGCTCGCACTGCTGCTGGCGGCGCGCTATCGCCGGCCGTGGCCGATCATCTGGGGTATCGTCGTCGCAACCCTGGCCAACCATGCCGCTGCCGGCGCGCTTGGCAGCTGGGTCTCGAGCATGGTCTCGCCGGTGGTACTGAGCTGGGTGCTGGCCGCGAGTTTCGCCGCGGTCGCGCTGTGGACACTGGTGCCGGACAAACTGGATGACGACGATGCCAAGCTGGGTCGCGGGTATGGACCCTTCGTTGCCACCACCGTCGCCTTCTTCATTGCCGAAATGGGTGACAAGACCCAGGTCGCCACTGTGATGCTCGCTGCGCAGTATCCGGACTTCGTGCTGGTCATCCTCGGCACCACGGTCGGCATGCTGCTCGCCAACGTACCGGTCGTCCTGGCCAGCCATTTCGCGGCCGATCGGCTGCCGTTGACGCTGATCCGGCGTGTCGCAGCAGCCGGCTTCGCGATCCTGGCGCTTTACGCCGGTTATCAGGCGCTGACCATGAGCACTATTGTCTCAGGCTGA
- a CDS encoding methyl-accepting chemotaxis protein — MFRSIQTAFAALAGACTLAVIAALLLYAMVSGMRSQELVEERTRTLIDGMVEQRVTALAQAQVSRIQAQLQAPLQIATGLARVHTLTGLTDDEGMPMANLRREELINLARQTLVENPNLTSTYIAWEPNGVDANDLMYRGDEPGMVNGRFASWIYRDADGKLLVEKLTDIEDTTLLETGVRAGEYYLCPREQLKPCVGDPAPYEMNGQSQLLSSFNAPIIIDGKFHGIVGADISVDFMQQLLTSANSQLYGGVGQIALISNNGRLAAYSRDRNLLGKPAAQLLDAEEQALIKQLPAGQSHYRIDHARGRVALFLPFSFPGTDARWVLMLELPTAEVMKELDQLMVALTDESRSNIATMLFIGMLIAFAGLLAIWLISRRITRPLRDMVVMLDNISQGEGDLTQRLNIDSRNELGQIAAGFNAFLARLQGMISEVVSSVQKVSDASEHTADIAIRTDKGVQTQLAEIELVATAVHEMTATAQDVARNATQAAEAANNADRAADQGRHIVQDTGSTITELAGEIGRAVEVVQTLARDSENIGAILVTIRSIAEQTNLLALNAAIEAARAGEQGRGFAVVADEVRNLAQKTQQATGEIQQMIQQLQGGTRDVVQVMEQSQNRTRRSVEQADAAAEALQAITQAVSLITDMNNQIASAAEEQSAVAEDINRNVTNIGQVAQQVASGADEASQASAGLTRLAEQQRRLINQFRV, encoded by the coding sequence ATGTTCCGATCCATTCAGACCGCCTTCGCGGCATTGGCCGGTGCCTGCACGTTAGCCGTGATCGCGGCGCTTCTGCTGTACGCGATGGTATCCGGCATGCGCAGCCAGGAGCTGGTCGAGGAGCGCACCCGCACGCTGATCGACGGCATGGTCGAACAACGCGTGACTGCGCTGGCTCAGGCTCAGGTCAGCCGTATCCAGGCACAATTGCAGGCACCTTTGCAGATCGCCACAGGGCTCGCCCGGGTGCATACCCTCACCGGTCTGACCGACGACGAGGGTATGCCGATGGCTAACCTGCGGCGCGAAGAACTGATCAATCTGGCGCGCCAAACGCTGGTCGAGAACCCCAATCTAACCAGCACTTACATCGCCTGGGAACCCAACGGCGTGGATGCCAACGACCTCATGTATCGAGGCGACGAGCCGGGCATGGTCAATGGCCGCTTCGCCAGCTGGATATACCGCGACGCTGACGGCAAATTGCTAGTCGAAAAGCTCACCGACATTGAGGACACCACTCTGCTGGAAACCGGAGTGCGTGCCGGCGAGTACTACCTGTGCCCGCGCGAGCAGCTCAAGCCCTGCGTCGGCGATCCCGCGCCGTACGAGATGAATGGCCAGAGCCAGCTGCTGTCCTCGTTCAACGCGCCGATCATCATTGATGGCAAGTTTCACGGCATCGTCGGTGCAGACATCAGCGTCGACTTCATGCAGCAATTGCTGACCTCCGCCAATAGCCAGCTTTACGGCGGCGTCGGGCAGATCGCGCTGATCTCCAACAACGGCCGCCTTGCTGCCTACAGTCGCGACCGGAACCTGCTCGGCAAACCTGCAGCACAGCTTCTCGACGCCGAAGAACAAGCACTGATCAAGCAGCTGCCGGCCGGCCAGAGCCACTACCGAATCGATCATGCTCGCGGGCGCGTTGCGCTGTTCCTGCCATTTTCATTCCCGGGCACCGACGCGCGCTGGGTGTTGATGCTCGAATTGCCAACCGCAGAGGTGATGAAGGAGCTGGACCAGTTGATGGTTGCGCTCACCGACGAAAGCCGCAGCAACATCGCCACCATGCTCTTCATCGGCATGCTCATTGCCTTCGCCGGCCTGCTCGCTATCTGGCTGATCAGCCGCCGCATCACCCGGCCGCTACGCGACATGGTGGTCATGCTGGACAACATCAGTCAGGGCGAAGGCGATCTCACCCAGCGGCTGAATATCGACAGCCGCAACGAGCTTGGCCAGATCGCTGCTGGTTTCAACGCCTTCCTGGCACGCCTGCAGGGCATGATCAGCGAGGTGGTCAGCTCGGTGCAGAAAGTCAGCGACGCATCCGAACACACCGCCGACATTGCCATCCGGACCGACAAGGGTGTGCAGACGCAGCTGGCGGAGATCGAACTGGTCGCCACTGCCGTGCATGAGATGACCGCAACAGCCCAGGACGTAGCGCGCAACGCGACCCAGGCGGCCGAAGCTGCCAACAATGCCGATCGCGCGGCCGATCAAGGCCGGCATATCGTCCAGGACACTGGCTCGACCATCACCGAACTGGCCGGAGAGATCGGCCGGGCCGTGGAAGTGGTGCAGACGCTCGCGCGGGACAGCGAAAATATCGGCGCCATTCTGGTCACCATCCGCAGCATCGCCGAGCAAACCAACCTGCTCGCCCTGAATGCCGCAATCGAGGCGGCCCGGGCCGGCGAGCAAGGCCGCGGTTTCGCAGTAGTGGCCGACGAAGTACGCAATCTGGCGCAGAAGACACAGCAGGCAACCGGCGAGATCCAGCAGATGATCCAGCAATTGCAAGGCGGCACGCGTGACGTCGTACAGGTGATGGAACAAAGCCAGAACCGTACGCGACGCAGTGTCGAACAGGCCGATGCTGCCGCCGAAGCTCTGCAGGCGATCACCCAGGCCGTCTCGCTGATCACCGATATGAACAATCAGATCGCCAGTGCCGCGGAGGAGCAGAGCGCGGTCGCCGAAGACATCAACCGCAACGTCACCAATATCGGCCAGGTCGCCCAACAGGTCGCCAGCGGTGCCGACGAAGCCAGCCAGGCCAGTGCCGGACTGACGCGCCTGGCGGAACAGCAGCGCCGGCTGATCAACCAGTTCAGGGTTTAA
- a CDS encoding M48 family metallopeptidase: MFKPHRLSMLIAAAVLAGCQAVNTTSGGAVGVERKQYMFSMLSTDQVNQMYAQSYQETLSKAASQGVLKKDTATAKRINGIAQRLIAKVPVFRPDAAQWAWEVNVIDSPELNANCGPGGKIIFYTGLIEKLKLTDDEIAAVMGHEIAHALREHGREAMSKAYGVQMATQLGSAMGVGTGGLQMANMGVEYLMTLPNSRGNENEADLIGLELAARAGYNPNAAITLWEKMGGAGGSAPPEFMSTHPSSTTRTAALKANIPKVMPLYEQARSGR, encoded by the coding sequence ATGTTCAAGCCGCATAGATTGTCCATGTTGATCGCTGCCGCCGTGCTGGCGGGCTGTCAGGCTGTCAATACCACCAGCGGCGGTGCCGTGGGTGTCGAACGCAAGCAGTACATGTTCAGCATGCTGTCGACCGACCAGGTCAACCAGATGTATGCGCAGTCCTATCAGGAAACGCTCAGCAAGGCTGCGAGCCAGGGCGTGCTGAAGAAAGACACCGCGACCGCCAAGCGGATCAACGGCATAGCCCAGCGGCTGATCGCCAAGGTGCCGGTGTTCCGTCCGGATGCGGCGCAATGGGCCTGGGAAGTTAACGTCATCGACAGCCCCGAGCTCAACGCCAACTGCGGCCCGGGCGGCAAGATCATTTTCTACACCGGGCTGATCGAGAAGCTGAAGCTGACCGACGACGAAATCGCGGCGGTGATGGGCCATGAGATTGCGCACGCGCTACGCGAGCACGGGCGCGAGGCGATGTCCAAGGCTTATGGCGTGCAGATGGCCACACAGCTGGGTTCGGCCATGGGCGTAGGCACAGGCGGCCTGCAAATGGCGAATATGGGCGTCGAATATCTGATGACCCTGCCCAACAGCCGTGGCAATGAGAACGAGGCGGATCTGATCGGCCTGGAACTGGCGGCACGCGCCGGTTACAACCCGAATGCTGCAATTACGCTGTGGGAAAAGATGGGCGGCGCAGGTGGCTCGGCGCCGCCAGAGTTCATGAGCACGCACCCGTCGTCCACGACCCGCACTGCGGCGCTCAAGGCGAATATTCCGAAAGTGATGCCGCTGTACGAGCAGGCCCGAAGCGGCCGCTGA
- a CDS encoding class I SAM-dependent methyltransferase has product MDPRSEVLLRHAELFQGRLLLAGLPADDLLGQLQGAVGWSWHAGDQQLLDKRFSGRCSFGVAPPRGDFDAAVLFLPKSRELTDYLLQALAARLEGRPLYLVGEKRAGVERAAKQLSSLGRARKLDSARHCQLWQVEIEKAPAAPELDALAHHFTLELEDGPLQVISLPGVFSHGRLDVGSSLLLEHLDNLPGGRVLDFGCGAGILGATLKRRYPQSELVLLDVDAFAVESSRRTLAANGLEGEVIAGDGIDAAPRQLAAIVSNPPFHQGVHTHYQASETLIERAAEHLLSGGELRLVANAFLRYPPLIEQHLGACQSIVERNGFRIYRAVRP; this is encoded by the coding sequence ATGGACCCTCGAAGCGAAGTACTGCTGCGTCACGCCGAGCTGTTTCAAGGCCGGCTGCTGCTGGCCGGGCTGCCTGCTGACGACCTGCTGGGCCAGCTACAGGGCGCCGTCGGCTGGAGCTGGCATGCCGGCGATCAACAACTGCTGGATAAGCGCTTCAGCGGGCGCTGCAGCTTCGGCGTCGCCCCGCCGCGCGGCGATTTCGACGCCGCCGTGCTGTTCCTGCCGAAATCCCGCGAACTGACCGACTACCTACTGCAGGCGCTGGCTGCGCGTCTCGAAGGCCGCCCGCTGTATCTGGTCGGGGAAAAACGTGCAGGCGTCGAGCGTGCCGCGAAACAACTGAGCAGCCTCGGCCGAGCCCGCAAACTCGACAGCGCCCGCCACTGCCAGCTGTGGCAGGTCGAGATTGAAAAGGCGCCGGCCGCGCCGGAGCTCGATGCACTGGCTCACCATTTCACGCTGGAGCTGGAAGACGGACCGCTGCAGGTGATCAGCCTGCCAGGCGTATTCAGCCATGGTCGACTGGACGTCGGCAGCTCGCTGCTACTCGAGCACCTCGATAATCTACCCGGTGGCCGCGTACTCGATTTCGGCTGCGGCGCTGGCATTCTCGGTGCCACGCTCAAGCGCCGTTACCCGCAAAGCGAGCTGGTGCTGCTGGACGTCGACGCCTTTGCCGTCGAAAGCAGTCGCCGGACGCTTGCCGCCAATGGGCTCGAAGGCGAAGTGATTGCTGGCGATGGCATCGACGCCGCACCACGCCAGTTGGCGGCAATTGTCAGCAACCCACCATTCCACCAAGGCGTGCACACCCACTACCAGGCAAGCGAGACGCTAATCGAGCGAGCCGCCGAACACCTGCTGAGCGGTGGCGAGCTACGTTTGGTAGCCAACGCGTTTCTCCGCTATCCGCCTCTGATCGAGCAACACCTCGGCGCCTGCCAGAGCATCGTCGAGCGCAACGGATTTCGTATCTACCGCGCCGTGCGTCCTTGA
- a CDS encoding ester cyclase, whose product MSADGRKKRVCNHIDLSWNKGRLALSEQMQSKYFAYKGSLIGQPLNSAGFAELVRNVRAAMPDLEVVVDECICEGHKVVTSSTVMGTLATPLFGYSITDKILAIAVVSVWTLSPAGDIEEIHTLIDLEGVHQQLGIETPLSTLLSPA is encoded by the coding sequence ATGTCAGCGGATGGACGCAAGAAACGAGTCTGCAACCATATCGATCTGAGCTGGAACAAGGGCCGGCTGGCCCTCTCCGAACAGATGCAGAGCAAATACTTCGCCTACAAAGGCTCACTCATTGGCCAGCCGCTGAACAGCGCAGGCTTCGCCGAACTCGTGCGTAACGTGCGTGCGGCCATGCCGGATCTGGAAGTGGTGGTGGATGAGTGCATCTGCGAGGGACACAAAGTAGTCACCTCAAGCACCGTGATGGGCACGCTGGCCACACCGTTATTCGGCTACTCGATTACCGACAAGATTCTCGCGATTGCCGTGGTGAGTGTCTGGACCCTCAGCCCCGCCGGGGACATCGAGGAAATCCATACGCTCATCGACCTCGAGGGCGTGCATCAGCAACTGGGTATCGAAACACCTCTTTCAACGCTGCTGTCGCCGGCCTGA